In the genome of Montipora capricornis isolate CH-2021 unplaced genomic scaffold, ASM3666992v2 scaffold_493, whole genome shotgun sequence, the window AGTCTGCGTTTCTTAGCGATGTTGTGCAACCTCTGAGAAGGGTGGCATGGTGGTGCATTtagtttggggggggggggggtgtgatCCTGTCTCTCGGTGATCGGGGTCGGGAAGAGTCGTGTTACTTGAGCTGATTGCTGGTGCCGAAGAAGGAAGGAACTGCGCAGACGGACGTGGAGTAGAGCACTGAGGGATGCTTCGCGGATGTGCAGCTGGTTGTAATTGGGCCCTTTCTCGACGGAGTACGCGGTTACCAGTGCCTATGGCGTAGGAAGCGTGGCGACGGGCTGGCGACGACCTGACCAGAAATCCATGTGGATTCCCGTTGCAACGGGCGAGGCTTGGTGTAAGCGTGCGAAGGTTGGGCGCGCTGGTCGTATTTCATTTTTGAGGCCTCCTTGCGTAGAGTAATGTCAGAAAATACTGTCGAATGTTCTGCCAGTGCAGGTTTTGGGAGGTCTTCCGAGAGTGACAGTGTAGGGTTTTTACAAAATGCCCGGTCTTGTGGTGTACGCACGTCGGTGCTGCTGTTTGTTGCCGCAGAAGAAACAGAGACTGTTGGAGTGGTTGCCAGATCTCGATTTGGTATAGGAGATCTTTGGAACGCTCTGTTTGGAGCGGTTGTTGCGGTGTAGTGGACTTGTTCCTTAGTAGTGAGTGCAACTAGCTAAAATCTTGTGTCGAGCCGCTTCAAATAATATGGCTTGGCTGCTAACAAAAGCTAGGGAGAAAGGTGGGTCCTCGGGTTTTCTTTGACCATCTCTGTAAAAGACTTCCTCCTGGAAACGGCTGAAGAGTTCATTGAGACCAAAGAGATATTGTTCCGCATGAATTCATCAGCACTTTTAACTCCTCATCTGTGTTCGCCGAATTTCACTTTGGAGTTTATGTTATATATACATTCGGCAACTTAAGGTCTGAGTACGAAAAGACAGCagaaattgttttattacatttatGGGAACATCCCGCTTTGTTACATTAACGTTGTTGTTATCCAATACGTTTATCATTGTATCCAGACGAGATTCACAGGAATGAAATTTTCAGTGTGAGGGTGGAGAGGAATAGACAACTAATTCATCGCCCAAATGTTATGtattaaaaaaatgagaaacaacACGAACGACAATAAGAGATATTGTTCATTTTCCAAAAACgaattgtttcttttcaaatgtTGATTTGCGAGTACTTCAATGTGCTGCATTCTAGTACAGTTCTAAATCCTTAAAGTTGTACAGCGGTCGGATCTGCCGTCCCGATCTGGAGGTTTGTAGCACGCCAGGAGTCTTTGTGCTAAGAGGAGATGAGCTTCGGTGACCGTTAGTCTGCGTTTCTTAGTGATGTTGTGCAACCTCTGGGACGGGTGGCATGGTGGTGCATCTAGTTTGGGAGGGGGGGTGGTCCTGTCTCTCGGTGGTCGGGGTGGGGAAGAGTCGTGTTACTTGAGCTGAGTGCTGGTGCCGAAAGAAGGAATTGCGCAGACGGACGTGGAGGAGAGTGCTGAGGGATGGTTCGCGGATGCGCAGCTGGTTGCAATTGGGCCCCGTTTGGACGGAGTACGCGCTTGCCAGTGTTTATGGCGTAGGTGCGTGGCAACGGGCTGGCGACGACCTGACCTTAAATCCATGGTGATTCCCGTTGCAACGGACGAGGCTTGGTGTAAGCGTGCGAAGGTTGGGCGCGCTTGTCGTATTGCATTTTTGAGGCCTCATTGCGTAGAGTGATGTCAGAAAATACTGTCGAATGTTCTGCCAGTGCAGTTTTTCGGAGGTCTTCTGAGAGTGACAGTGTAGAGTTTGGTAAGGTGTTGATCTCTGGGACTATCGAAGATTGTTTATTCCGCTTCGAACACCTGTGCATGTCCCTAGGGACATTGTaactaaaataagaaagaaGACCCTTGCCTTTGTTTTCAGCAAGAAAAGTGATACTATCAAAAGCGACGGGCTTTATCAGGATTAGAGGTAGTTTAACATGACTGACATTGATTAATAGCTTTCCGACTCGCTTGGATTCCCCGTCTGCTTTCTTTTCGTTCTCAAACTGGAAATTAATTCCCAACAACTTTTTCAGAAAACTTGGCGGTTTAAAGTTTTTACTTTTGTGCAACTATGATACAAAATTTCTCGATCCCAAATGACCGGTTTTTTTATAGAGAAATGCTGTCTTTCTTCAGTGAGCTTAAATCGTTGGACACTTTCGATCCAGGTAAAACTAGTACTGCCATGTTTAACAATAGAGAGATTTTCATAGACAATAAACCGTCCTGGTCTGTGGCGTACCCCAAGGCTCGGTTCTCGGGCTACTGCTTAAACCCAATTGTAAATTTTAGCAGTGTACCGgagtgacaggcctacacgactccctagCGCGTGTTTTAACCTTTCAGTTTTGTAATTCTGCTCTTGCGAGAATATATTTGATTGACCGCCCTCTTTTTGTAATATTCGAGGGGAGGGCGGGAGTGGCGAGATTCTTGGGATAGCCTCTTTCTCGTACGCGTGATTTAAAATTTTGGATGAGCTGTTCAAATATATCTTTAGAAGAAATTGTTCTGAAAATTTTCAGAGCTTCGCCTTTGACGAAGCCCTTTTTGACTCCTGGTTGGTGGCACAAGGAAAAGTGCCTATGTTGAAaagtttcagtaggtttgaagtGCGTGCGCATGTCAAGGACTGAATTACTTTTGAACCTCTCGCCTTTGTAAATGGCAGTGTTTGTATCCAGAAATATCGTTTCTgtatctgaaatttcagccgtaaatttaaTTGTGGGGTGGTATTTCTTTACCTGTTCAATGAACTGCATTATGTCCTCTCTGTTTGTACTTCTTTTGTGTTTTCTTCTTTCACTTGTGCTTCTTTCTTATTTCCGCTCTTTCCCTTCTCAGAAAAATGAGCCACACAACCAATAATATCGTGTACGTCGCGAACGGCGacccaagcatcttttgttcacgaccgagtcagaaggggagtgggtctattcctgatttgacgtcacaaactgatttacattgcattaactctttgtagaAATGCGTGAAAAGTAGactgtgacgtcaaatcaggaataggcccactccccttctgactcggtcgtgaacaaaagatgcttgaattttcgcaactttcgaagcctataaaatggcaggatttgttagaaaaatgaaaaatggccgcaatgcgtctcgaacaggtgcaaagatttattttagcaaaaaatttttttgggggttatgggcactttaagcttATTGCTCACCATCTACGAAACGATTTCGGAAACACACGCTTCTATCTTAGCTATGGAACCGGCTTGTTCAGCGGGGGTGGGCTTAAATGAGAGATATAGCTGAGTGTCGTCGGCGTAGAGATGGTAGTTGAGTCCATGCCGTCAAATTATGTCCCCGATGGATTGTGGATTGAATTGTGGAACTCTAATGAAGGAACTCAATCTCAAAAGACACTGAATGTTCAAAAATATGCGGAAATCTGAATGGCTTGTTGTGGGAATGGTATACCAGAGAGAGCATCAAATATCCCTGTCGACGACCCCATACTGGTCGAAGAagcacgaattattgctgagaGGTTTGGAGAAGACACTTTTAAAGGAACAAGTGGCTGGCTAGAGACGTGGAAAAAGAGACACAACATCGGTCAAATGAGCATCGCTGGGGAAGAGGGCGATGTTAGCCCAGTGACCACAGACAGCTGGAATGAAAGAGTGAAAGAGCTGACTAAGGGTTACTCTCCTAGGGATGTATGGAATGAGGACGAAACTGGCTGCTTCTGGAAGGCGATGCCTGAGAAATCGCTCTCTCAAAAGGGAAAACGCTGCATGCAGAAGTGGCAAGAATGAGAAGCAACGAATAACCGCTGTATTCTTTGTGAATGCAGAGGGCGAGAAAGAGGGCCTTATTGTGATAGGAAGTAGTACACTATCCTCACCAGGTTGAACAACAGTcttaaaagagaagaaagacaCACTATCCTTTCTTTGGACAATGCAATGTGCCATCCACCATCGCTGACCGACATGTTCTCTAATATTAAAGTAGCCTTTCTACAGAAGAACACCACCTCGCGCACCCAGCCCGTGGATGCGGGTATAATCAAGCAGTGGAAGGTCTATTACAAAAGGAAGTTGCTGCGGCATATCGTCAGTCAATTTGACGGAGAGCATTCTGCCAGTCAgatagagaagtctgaaaaccTGTTGATGGCCGTGCGATGGATGGTTAATACTTGGGACGAAGTCAAAGGCGATGTTATCAGTAAGTAGGGACCTTAATTAAGATCTAGGACGGCAACCTCAGCGAGAACGTCACCAAGCAATAGACACTAATGAGCAAACCAATGGCTTTGCACGTGcgctttaaaatttgtaaatttctttCCCATTCTCTGCCAATCTGCAAcgcgaaatgaccaaatctcaagTTCTAAGGAAGACGCGAGCCAACTGGGGcaaatctttcattttctttcttagtttcaACACTGTTCCTCCCAATTCATTTCCTGGATAGTTTGTGGAAGTTGAACAGAttggaataatcacgaaacaACTCAAACTAGCAAtattaaatgacgttttcgcaGCCGTCGACGtcttagatcttaaggtccctagtgTTTCAGACATGTCGGTATGTACCCCTGAACCATGGACTTGGATGACGACGATGAAGATGATCCGTTTGCCGGTGAGGAGTTAATACACCTTGAAGCCCTAGTAAAGAAGATGTCCAGGAAAGATATTGACGTTATACCCTATCCTGCAATCGACGATGGCACAGACGCCTATCACCGTTTAGACCCTGCTGACCCTGACTGAAGGGAAACCCTACGAGATGAGGTTATCGCAACTCACACACGCAAAAAAATAACAAGACTGATCTGAAATAGAGATTGTTTCGGACAGTGATGATGGCAGTGACGATGCTCCTTTACCAATCCCAGCAGCGCAAACAGAAAACGTTGTATATGGTTAATTTTAGCGTATGAGGTAATTATCTTTATGTAATCACATTAAGGTCAAGTTTGGGcttattttgttgatttttctcTAAAGCGACCACCTCCTACAAGCGATTACTTTGTCGTACACCAAGAGTGGTCGCTTACCAGAGAGTTGATTGTACGTGATGTGGATTTCCGGTCGTTTCCGTCGTTGCCGAAGGTGAAAGTtgagtttattttaattttcgcGCCGTCAGAAATCCCGGATTTTGGAGCTTCAAAGTGACGATTTCCCAGATCTCGCTTCGTAATAACGTTGAATCCCGCGTCGAGTCCCATAGATTTTTAGAATAACGAATCCCGGGCTCCGAAAAGGCTAAATCCAGGATCCTGAAAATCCTATTGGGGCCCCTTACGAAAGACTAAAATCGATATTCATCTTAAAGTATTTGACAATGAGAACAAAATGATGAAGCAACTTGAACGTAAATCTTTTGTCAAGTATCTTGCGGGTGTAATGATCGGCAATAATCTTTCCTGGACATTTTATGTAGACTACATTGCCCTTAAAACTCCTTAAGACTCAGACATTTTGTAGCAACTTCTATTCTTTTCAATATTTATCGCTCTTTAACGCATCCATACATTTCTTACGGACTACTGGCCTGGGGCCAGACTTTTAAGGCTAATctaaacaaaatttaattcctccAGAAGCGAGCTCAGTGTTTAATTAGATTTAATTTACTCTAATTTGCAAGTAAAAAAGAGCATGCTGTACCTGATTTGCGCTAGTGCAGTAGAACTTCCGTTTGGGCGCCAAAATAAAGTCGCAAAGGACCTGGCGACGAGTTAGtctatttatataaaaaaacgTAACGTATTTAAATATTCGCTTTTGCATGCAATCAACCGATCGACACACCCACAATGTAAAGAGCCGTGTTATGAAGTATGGATTGCCCAACAGAATTGTAAGTAGAATTTCGCTGCGAATATTTCAGTCTTTAAAGTgtaatttcatatttaaaacgcaaatcttttatttgctttgcagtTTGACTGTTGCCGATGACATTTCCCGTCCGCAACGAGTACAGAAATAAAACGCCGGGTTATCTATACTTCGACTGTAGCCTTCAAATTTAAGTAACGCTTCGCTACGTAAGCGCGAATCAGTCATTTTAGTAAGAAATGTGTCAGTCAAAAATTCTGTTCATCGAAGGTTACATTGTCAACTGCAAGATCCCGAAGGACAGCGTCGTGGCAAAACGACCGGTTTCCAAGAACAACTGACAGCGAATCAAGCGACCGACCGATCTTGGAATCATACCAGTCATTTAAATTCACGAAAGAAACGCATCATTTTCCAGAACAACCGACTGCCATAAAGCGAGCGACTGACCGTTCTAGAAAATACTTCAATTTACACCTTCGTTTCGCAATGCCGCCGAAAGTTGATGTAAAAACCCTCACGGGAAAAATGAACAATGCCGCTGGAATTCTTAATGAGTTAATGGAAGAATTTGAAGCGATCTTTGCAGTAAAACCGGGACTCGAAAGACTCGAAGCAGTGTTCAATTTAGTGGAATCGAAGTACAGATCTGTTAAAAAGCAGCAAGAGGCAATTTTAGATAAGTTAATTGAAGAAGACGCTTCATCAGAAGATGAATTGGTGTTAACGAACAGAAAACTCGGGGACAAAGTCAAAGCTGATTTTCtccaaattactttgaaatacGCAGCATACCAAAGCGAAAATGCTCTTCCGAAAGGTCCTGACCACACAGAAACCTTGAAAACGATGTCCTCTGCAATTGAGAAAATGGCCGTTGCGATAGGATCGAAACCTAGCAGCCTAGAGCGGTTGACAGTTCCGAACTGGGACGGAAGTCGAAGAACGTATCAGACGTGGAAAAGGGAGTTTAGACACTGTATGGAAAAATATGGACAAGACAAGGACGAGTAACTTCAAAGATTCCGAAAAGCGATGCCTAAAGGCTTCTTCTGGACAGATCAAGTTAAGACCTGTAAAGACATTAACCAAGCCTGGGAAATTCTTGAGACTGAATTCGCAAACGAGCGAAAACTTATGGACGAACTGTTAGCTGAAATGAATAATCTCAAACATGTTAAACGGGACTCCAAGTCACTCACGCGTTACGCCACGACGATTTCTGTATTTGTCAATGATATGGAAAACAATGGCTGCACCGTGTTGGAGGCGTCAGAAGCTCCGTTCTTCATGTCTCAGCTTTTATCAAAACTCGATCCAAGAGACAATACAAACTTTGGTAGGGAGATGAAGAGAGcgggaaaggaagaaaatgtgTCAAATCTTGTAACCTGGTTACATCAAGAGGCAACCCTTCGCTCCAGAGGCAAACCAGACAGTGACAACGCCGATGAAAAGGAACGTACCCACCGAGGACCAACCTTTAGAAGAACAGAGAACCACGCTGCTAGTAATGATAGAACTCCCGATCAAGAAGCGTGCCCACTCGGTTGTGCGTGGAAACACCATTTAGCTGCCCGTCCGCTGTATCAAAGTTCAACGGTAAATCAAAGATGGGACGTAGTCAAACAGAGCAAAAGATGTCGCAAATGTCTTAGACCACATCACACGAACGACTGTAAGAAACCAGACGGTACTACCTGTGATAAATGCAAAAGAAACCATCACCGCACTCTTCACAACGAGACGATCAATTCGAATCTAAGCTCGAACGC includes:
- the LOC138036640 gene encoding tigger transposable element-derived protein 1-like produces the protein MACCGNGIPERASNIPVDDPILVEEARIIAERFGEDTFKGTSGWLETWKKRHNIGQMSIAGEEGDVSPVTTDSWNERVKELTKGYSPRDVWNEDETGCFWKAMPEKSLSQKGKRCMQKWLNNSLKREERHTILSLDNAMCHPPSLTDMFSNIKVAFLQKNTTSRTQPVDAGIIKQWKVYYKRKLLRHIVSQFDGEHSASQIEKSENLLMAVRWMVNTWDEVKGDVISK